The Flavobacterium sp. 123 genome contains a region encoding:
- a CDS encoding Nramp family divalent metal transporter, whose translation MSKSLEEVNQSVSTQNKKSVFRKILAFFGPAYLVSVGYMDPGNWATDIAGGSQFGYALLWVLLMSNIMALLLQSLSARLGIVTQRDLAQASRETYSPFINYILYFLAEIAIAACDLAEVLGMAIGINLLFDIPLIEGVLITVLDTFLLLFLINKGIRKMEAFIIVLVAIIGFSFIFEMIFAEPELNKVIYGLIPSMPNEAALYIAIGIIGATVMPHNLYLHSSLVQTRKFPRTDEGIKQALKYNFIDSTIALNMAFFVNAAILILAAATFYKNGMFEVAEIQDAHQFLQPLLGTQWAPILFAVALIAAGQSSTITGTLAGQIVMEGYLNLRIQPWVRRIITRLIAIVPAVIVILIYGESITGKLLILSQVILSLQLGFAIIPLIHFVSDKSKMKGYHISKLTQVAAWIIAIIIVTLNARLVFAEIKGWLETSNHPIVLWLTVVPLALGFLFLLLYIVFKPFIVKAKLDIQNHSPHHMVLKFSEAASHAKKNIAISVDFSFADEAAINSAFNLGGMEAKYTLIHVVETVGAMMYGKHVDDHETTIDEKLLLEYKEMFREKGFNVKIQLGFGKPNKVIPKIVNKGDFDILVMGTHGHTGMKDLLFGTTVDKLRHKISIPLLIVKN comes from the coding sequence ATGAGTAAATCTTTAGAAGAAGTAAATCAGTCGGTATCTACACAAAATAAAAAATCTGTTTTCAGGAAAATATTAGCCTTTTTTGGACCTGCCTATTTAGTAAGTGTTGGTTATATGGATCCAGGAAACTGGGCTACAGATATTGCAGGTGGAAGTCAGTTTGGGTATGCTTTGCTTTGGGTTTTATTAATGAGCAATATAATGGCTTTGCTTTTACAAAGTTTAAGCGCTAGGTTAGGAATTGTCACTCAGCGTGATTTAGCTCAAGCTTCCCGCGAAACTTACTCTCCGTTTATCAATTACATTCTTTATTTTCTGGCAGAAATTGCTATTGCCGCCTGTGATTTGGCAGAGGTTTTAGGAATGGCAATTGGAATTAATTTATTGTTTGATATTCCGTTGATAGAAGGCGTGCTGATTACGGTTTTGGATACTTTTTTATTACTTTTTCTAATTAATAAAGGCATTCGAAAAATGGAAGCCTTTATAATTGTGTTGGTAGCGATTATTGGGTTCTCTTTTATTTTTGAAATGATTTTTGCAGAACCAGAACTTAATAAAGTAATTTATGGATTGATTCCATCGATGCCAAATGAAGCTGCGCTTTATATTGCCATAGGAATTATAGGTGCTACAGTAATGCCTCACAATTTATACTTACATTCTTCTTTGGTGCAAACCCGAAAATTCCCCAGAACCGATGAGGGAATCAAACAAGCATTAAAATATAATTTTATAGATTCGACTATAGCTTTAAATATGGCTTTTTTTGTAAATGCTGCTATTTTAATTTTGGCGGCAGCCACATTTTATAAAAACGGTATGTTTGAAGTAGCTGAAATTCAAGATGCACATCAATTTTTGCAACCCCTTTTGGGAACACAATGGGCACCTATTTTATTTGCAGTTGCTTTGATTGCAGCTGGACAAAGCTCCACAATTACAGGTACTTTAGCTGGGCAAATTGTAATGGAAGGATATCTGAATCTACGAATTCAACCTTGGGTTAGACGAATAATAACTCGATTGATTGCTATTGTGCCAGCAGTGATTGTGATTCTTATTTATGGCGAAAGCATAACAGGAAAATTATTGATTTTGAGTCAGGTAATTTTGAGTTTGCAACTAGGATTTGCAATTATTCCTTTAATTCATTTTGTGAGCGATAAGTCAAAAATGAAAGGATATCATATCAGTAAACTCACTCAGGTTGCCGCTTGGATAATTGCTATTATTATTGTTACACTTAATGCAAGATTGGTTTTTGCAGAAATAAAAGGTTGGCTTGAAACGTCAAATCACCCTATAGTTTTATGGTTAACGGTAGTGCCACTAGCTTTAGGATTCCTTTTTCTATTACTTTATATAGTATTCAAACCGTTTATTGTAAAAGCAAAATTGGACATACAAAATCATTCTCCGCACCATATGGTTTTGAAATTTTCCGAAGCAGCGTCACATGCCAAAAAAAATATTGCTATTTCTGTAGATTTTTCTTTTGCTGATGAAGCGGCAATAAACAGCGCTTTTAACCTAGGCGGAATGGAAGCAAAATACACTTTGATTCATGTTGTAGAAACCGTAGGCGCCATGATGTATGGTAAACATGTGGACGATCATGAAACCACAATTGACGAAAAACTCTTGTTGGAATACAAAGAAATGTTCCGCGAAAAAGGCTTTAATGTCAAAATACAACTCGGTTTTGGGAAGCCCAACAAAGTCATTCCAAAAATTGTAAATAAAGGAGATTTTGATATTTTAGTCATGGGAACTCATGGTCATACTGGGATGAAAGATTTGCTTTTTGGAACTACCGTTGATAAATTACGTCATAAAATTTCGATACCCTTATTAATTGTAAAAAACTAA
- a CDS encoding transporter, giving the protein MKNILAPVCFSLVLANYSFSQNLPAIQTDRPDQTECPFITPTNYIQLENGFIYEKSVEHSKKIIAPTVLTKFGINDSFELRLITEFNIESNDSKTISGIIPIAIGFKTKLLEEKGIIPTTSFIGHLHFPKIASPTYKANFYAPAFRFTMQHTLSNKQTLSYNLGAEWDGETAKTTLIYTLTTGYSFTEKMSAYIELYGFIPQTETPDHRFDAGIVYLLNPNHQLDISSGIWQTQKSLTYFISFGYSFRFKI; this is encoded by the coding sequence ATGAAAAATATTTTAGCCCCAGTTTGCTTTTCATTAGTTTTGGCGAATTACTCATTCTCGCAAAATTTACCGGCAATTCAAACAGACAGACCTGATCAAACAGAATGTCCTTTTATAACCCCAACTAATTATATTCAACTCGAGAATGGATTTATATATGAAAAGTCAGTAGAACACTCCAAAAAAATCATTGCTCCTACCGTATTAACTAAATTTGGGATTAATGATTCATTTGAGCTCCGATTAATTACTGAATTCAATATAGAATCCAATGATTCCAAAACCATTTCAGGAATTATCCCAATTGCAATAGGATTTAAAACCAAACTATTAGAAGAAAAAGGAATTATTCCAACAACATCTTTTATAGGTCATTTACACTTTCCGAAAATAGCTTCCCCAACATATAAAGCAAATTTTTATGCTCCTGCATTTCGATTTACTATGCAACACACTTTAAGCAACAAACAAACATTAAGTTATAATCTAGGTGCTGAATGGGATGGCGAAACTGCAAAAACAACATTAATTTATACCTTAACAACAGGGTATTCATTTACAGAAAAAATGAGTGCCTACATTGAATTGTACGGCTTTATACCACAAACAGAAACTCCGGATCACCGGTTTGATGCCGGGATTGTTTATTTACTAAATCCAAATCATCAGTTAGACATTTCATCAGGAATCTGGCAAACTCAAAAGTCTTTAACATATTTTATTTCGTTTGGTTATTCATTCCGATTCAAAATCTAA
- a CDS encoding lycopene cyclase family protein codes for MKQYDYIFTGAGLSALMTVYKMAQSGQFKDKTILLLDENAKKTNDRTWCFWTKKKGIWKNIISKTWDSALFANQDFERDLDLNPYQYHMVKGLDFYTQVFDVISKEKNIHFLNQKVTDIEESETIIMVQTETESFSCSKLFNSIYTKSKMDNQTDYPVLQQHFIGWFVKSEQAVFNPEQATFMDFSVAQKGNTRFMYVLPTATTEALLEYTLFSHTLLTKEEYETEIENYIQKLGISHYEIVEKEHGSIPMTCYPFWKQNTKNVINIGSAGGWTKASTGYTFKNSDKKSSELVAFLQRETNFTKFHKRNKFWFYDLLLLDILDRKNELGSSIFSSMFKKGNPTLIFKFLDEETSLFEDIQVILKCPKGPFIQALFRAIFKFKN; via the coding sequence ATGAAACAATACGATTACATTTTCACGGGTGCCGGTTTATCCGCTTTGATGACCGTATATAAAATGGCGCAATCCGGTCAATTCAAGGATAAAACCATTTTGCTATTGGATGAAAATGCAAAAAAAACCAATGACAGAACTTGGTGTTTTTGGACCAAGAAAAAAGGAATCTGGAAGAACATTATTTCTAAAACTTGGGACTCCGCCTTATTTGCTAATCAAGATTTTGAACGCGATTTAGATTTAAATCCCTATCAATACCATATGGTTAAAGGCTTGGATTTTTATACTCAAGTTTTTGATGTGATTTCAAAAGAAAAAAACATCCATTTTTTAAATCAAAAGGTAACGGATATTGAGGAATCGGAAACCATAATTATGGTACAAACCGAAACCGAATCGTTCTCTTGTAGCAAACTTTTCAATAGTATTTATACTAAAAGCAAGATGGATAATCAAACCGATTATCCTGTATTGCAACAGCATTTTATAGGCTGGTTTGTCAAAAGTGAACAAGCCGTTTTCAATCCAGAACAGGCAACTTTTATGGATTTTTCGGTAGCCCAAAAAGGAAATACGCGCTTTATGTACGTTTTACCAACAGCTACAACCGAAGCATTATTAGAATACACCTTGTTTTCGCATACGCTTTTAACCAAAGAAGAATACGAAACCGAAATTGAAAACTATATCCAAAAACTCGGAATTTCACACTATGAAATCGTCGAAAAAGAGCATGGAAGCATCCCAATGACTTGCTATCCTTTTTGGAAACAAAACACTAAAAACGTAATCAATATAGGCAGTGCTGGCGGATGGACCAAAGCAAGTACAGGCTATACATTCAAAAATTCTGATAAAAAATCGAGCGAATTAGTGGCTTTTCTTCAAAGAGAAACCAACTTTACAAAATTCCATAAACGAAATAAATTTTGGTTTTATGATTTGTTGTTGTTAGACATTCTGGACCGAAAAAATGAATTAGGTTCTTCTATATTTTCTTCGATGTTCAAAAAAGGAAACCCAACTTTGATATTCAAATTTCTGGATGAAGAAACCTCTCTATTTGAAGACATTCAGGTAATTTTGAAATGTCCAAAAGGGCCTTTTATCCAAGCATTGTTTCGTGCTATTTTCAAATTCAAGAATTAA
- a CDS encoding BrxA/BrxB family bacilliredoxin codes for MYPEEMVKPMQAELTAAGFQDLHSAEAVNQAITAEGTTLVVVNSVCGCAARNARPGAKLSLEGAKKPDHLITVFAGVDKEAVDAARQHMFPFPPSSPSMALFKNGELVHMLERHHIEGRPAELIAENLQDAFNEYC; via the coding sequence ATGTATCCAGAAGAAATGGTAAAACCAATGCAAGCTGAATTAACAGCAGCGGGTTTTCAAGATTTACATAGTGCTGAAGCAGTTAATCAAGCAATAACTGCAGAAGGTACAACATTAGTAGTGGTAAATTCAGTTTGTGGTTGTGCAGCAAGAAACGCACGTCCAGGAGCAAAATTGAGCTTAGAAGGTGCTAAAAAACCAGATCATTTAATCACTGTTTTTGCAGGTGTTGATAAGGAAGCTGTTGATGCAGCAAGACAACATATGTTCCCTTTTCCTCCATCATCGCCAAGTATGGCTTTGTTCAAAAACGGAGAATTAGTTCATATGTTAGAGCGTCACCACATTGAAGGTCGCCCAGCTGAATTAATCGCTGAGAACTTACAAGATGCTTTCAACGAATACTGCTAG